Genomic DNA from Spirochaetota bacterium:
CCCCGAACTACGCCCCAGCCGATCTCCGATGACCATTGGCGTATCGGCCGTCCGGTTTTTTTCAATATATCGGAAACCTCAAGATGCAGACCTCGAAAATTCATTTCATCCGGAATTTGCGCCATGACACCGCCTCGAAATACCCGATTGTACAAATACGGGTGCCCCGTGAACACATCTATCGCATCGGCCGCCTTTCCCAGCACAGCCTTGGTGAAGACGAATCCGCCGGGCGCATCTTCTCTCGCATTATAATCGCGGCCGCTTACATCGAGGCCGAGAACCGGCATGCCGGGGGCAATTGCTCGTATCTCCTCCGCGCCCGCTTTCAACAGCGCCGCATATATCGACGATGCTTTTTCCAGCGAATATTTCGGCAAATGCCAGAAACATAGATCCGGCTCATTGATAAGCTCAATGCCGATGACTTTATCCTTGTACCGCATCGTCGCCTCGCGTACGAATTCGCGCCATAGTTTCAGGCCCTCAGGGGTTACAGCATCCTCTACCGATTTCCATCCGGTATATGACGGCAATGAGTTGTCTTCAAAATGGAGCGTGAGCATGACATCCATTCCCTGCGCACGTACCGACTCTATCTCATTATCACGGCGCTTCCACCAGGCGTCGTCACGCATGCCGGGCTTGTACGATGACATCCATAGGAATTGACGCTGATTCCTGCTTCCTATCCGCGAAGCGCCCTCTGATTGCAGATTGGCGCTCATCACACCGAAGAAACTGTTCGTGAACGCACCGGGTATGCGCGGCTTATGCACCAATGCGATGGCCGTCTCCTTGCTGCTGAGCGGCACGCCGTTTTCTTTCAGCACGGCGCTGACAACTGCGTAGCCGATATCATCCATGGGAACGGGGATCGAGAGCGTTACGGCCTGACCGCCGCCTGCCGATATCGTATGCGTGACGCTGCTCGCTGTCCCGGCATCATTGGTGATATCGACCGACAGAATGAATGAACGTTCCGCAGGAAGCCGGTTGGATATGTTCGCGGTCACTGAGGTCTGTTCGCCGCGGAACGCAACACCCGCCGGCACGCTGGGCACGAGCGTGAGATCGGCAGTGAGCGCCGGTTTGTCATCTCGAGGCCGCGCGCTTACGTTACGCAGTTCGATCGTACCGCTCCCCAGCTTTCCTTCGAATACCTTCGCGATATCATCTTTCGAAAGAGCGGAATTCCATATTCGTACGGTATCGATACTTCCCTTGAAGGGGCGCTTTCCGCCGGTGTTACCGATGACCATGCCGCCGTCGAAATCTGCATCCGGGGGCATGCCATTCGATCGAACTTTCTGCAGTACAGCGCCTGCAGAATATTCGTATACGATATACACATCGGCCGCTATATCGATCACGATGACAAGCGATATTCCGGTCCCGGAAACAACATGCAGCGGGACTGACAGATATTTCGTCACTTTTTTCCCCGTGACAGCGACCATGAGCAGCCCCCGTTCGGTATAGAGTCTGGCGAACTTTGACAGCTCGAGTATGGTGCGCGGAAGATCATCGACAGCGGACGGTGTGAACGTGACCTGCAGTGTGAACACGCTCCCGGAAAGCTGCGGTTTGGAAAAAACCACGGCGCCGCCGTGTTTTTCGTCCTTCTCGGGCATGCCGCCGACCGTTGCGTTCATATCGAGCATTCCGGCACCCGCTGTGCCGGCGAGCTTCGCCCCCTCGTCGGGGAAAGGATTATCGAACGATGCCTCGCCGCCGAGTGCCCCGGTGTTCTTCAGCGAACCGTCAAAAAGGAACTCAACGGCGGGTTTCGCCTGCGGGAATACCGATGTACCGGCGATGACCATCGAGAGAATGATGACCGGAAATGATCTCAATGCGTCCATCCGTGCACTCCTGTTACAATGTCATAGCATACATATCATATTTTGCCGCCGATACGAAGCGGCTTTTTTGTATTCTGTTCAAGTTTCAGGAATCCGCCGAGGAATGCGGCGGTCTTACCGTCACCGCCGCGAGCGATGGAATCGTTCCTTTCCGCATCGCTCAGATC
This window encodes:
- a CDS encoding LamG-like jellyroll fold domain-containing protein, producing the protein MDALRSFPVIILSMVIAGTSVFPQAKPAVEFLFDGSLKNTGALGGEASFDNPFPDEGAKLAGTAGAGMLDMNATVGGMPEKDEKHGGAVVFSKPQLSGSVFTLQVTFTPSAVDDLPRTILELSKFARLYTERGLLMVAVTGKKVTKYLSVPLHVVSGTGISLVIVIDIAADVYIVYEYSAGAVLQKVRSNGMPPDADFDGGMVIGNTGGKRPFKGSIDTVRIWNSALSKDDIAKVFEGKLGSGTIELRNVSARPRDDKPALTADLTLVPSVPAGVAFRGEQTSVTANISNRLPAERSFILSVDITNDAGTASSVTHTISAGGGQAVTLSIPVPMDDIGYAVVSAVLKENGVPLSSKETAIALVHKPRIPGAFTNSFFGVMSANLQSEGASRIGSRNQRQFLWMSSYKPGMRDDAWWKRRDNEIESVRAQGMDVMLTLHFEDNSLPSYTGWKSVEDAVTPEGLKLWREFVREATMRYKDKVIGIELINEPDLCFWHLPKYSLEKASSIYAALLKAGAEEIRAIAPGMPVLGLDVSGRDYNAREDAPGGFVFTKAVLGKAADAIDVFTGHPYLYNRVFRGGVMAQIPDEMNFRGLHLEVSDILKKTGRPIRQWSSEIGWGVVRGQSALSESSVRLAAVTAQALTIMKSVPGFEKVFWFICHDHYETVQSFVNYGLFWCDENFQTPPGPLCTRAMYPSATAAAFATAAFYLEGAQFIREIKIDGVSAWRFDRSADKESTVVLWTPKHAEVTLTANAPKSAAAFSMFGRRVSQGA